The Thermodesulfovibrio sp. 3462-1 genome contains the following window.
CTTTTTCTGTTTCGTAAACAAAGGTTTCAATTCCCCTTTGTTTGAGCTCTTCTATTAAGCTCTGGGGCACCTGCATTCTTTCATAAGCTCCTGTTCCGACAACAAGAATTTTAACATCTTTTTTTAATACTTCTCCGAGGTCTTCTATACAAAGTGAATGTCCCTGTTTTCTCCACCATGATGGGAAAACAGAATCATGAAAAACAATAATATCCTGAGTGTATTCATTTCCATTAATCACAATTTTTCCAAAGGAATAATGAGTTATTTTCATTTCTGTCCCCTCCATTACAAAAGCTGGCGGGAGTGTGTGGGAATCGAACCCACCCTGCCTGCTCCTCGCAGGCAACACTGGATTTGAAGTCCAGGAGGGACACCAGAACCCCATACACTCCCAGTTATAGAATTTTACAGGATTTTAAGAAATTTTTCAAAACCTTTTTAATATGATAAAAACTTATCTCGTAAATATCTAAGAATATCATCATATGCTGAGGGAACAACAAGGAAGATTTCTATATCCTTTGAAAGGGAAAGCTTAATTCTGTCCTGATCCCTTAAAATTAAAACTGCTGATTCTCCTTCCTGAAGTTTATCTGAAATTTTATTGCTTATCTCTTTTATTCGCCTCTCGGTCACTTGATTAAAATAATCAAAAACTTTCTGCATTACGGCATTTGTTTTAACAACTCTGAGGCAATTCCCCCAATCAATAAATTCTCCAAATATTTCAGGATCTTCAATCCCTATAACAGTAGCTCCTTCAGAAACTTTCTTCTCTATAAATGGATAAAGATAAGGATTGGTCTCTCTTATGACATCAATTGCTTCTTGCCCTTCAATGAATATTGTTTCCACAAATATCTTGGTAACAAAGCCTAATTTTTCAAGCTTTTCAACATGAAGACTTGCTTCCTGCCAGTATCTCTCAATTAAATCTTTAAGTTTTTCATCTTCCTCATCAACAACAAAAATATTGGGAACGCAAAAAAGTCTTTTTTTGCCCTTGAATTCATCTACGCTGAGTCTCTGTATTTTACCTAATTCAGCCATGCTTAATTTAAGTTAGAAAACTTTTTAAATTCCTCAAATTTCCTGTAAGCTCTGCCGCTGTAAATGGATTCTCTGGCTATTTCAACTCCTTCTTTAAAATCTGATGCAAAGCTGCTCAACTGAAGTGCTCCAGAAGCATTAATTAAAACCATATCTAGACATGCAGATTTTTCACCTTTAAGAACACTCAAAAATATTTTGGCGCTCTCTTTTTTATCAAAACTTTTAATGTCCTCGAGGGATGCTTTTTTTAAACCCGCCTCTTCAGGACAAATCACGGTTGATTTTACCTCTCCGTTTTTAGCTCTTACAATGTATGTCTTCCCTGTAACTGTTATTTCATCAAGTCCATCTTCACTGTGGACAATCATTACATCCTCGGAGCCAAGTTTTTGTAAAACCTTTGCAATTGTATCCATGTATTGCCTTGAAAAAACGCCTAAAAGCTGACGTTTAACCTGTGCAGGATTAAGCATTGGACCAAGAATATTAAACATCGTCCTTATTTTAAGCTCTCTTCTTATAGGAGCAACTCTCTTCATAGCAGGATGATAAAGAGGAGCAAACAGCACCGTAATTGCACACTCAAAAAGACATCTCTCAGCAGTCTCAGGAGGCATATTAACATTTACACCAAGCTCCTCAAGAACATCAATACATCCACACTGGCTTGAAGCAGAACGATTGCCATGCTTTGCCACAGGCACACCAGCTGCAGCAACAACAAAGCTTGTTGCAGTGGAAACATTGAATGTTCCTGAATGGTCTCCCCCTGTTCCAACAATATCAATAGTATTTTCAGGAGCTTTAATTTTTATTGCATATTCTCTAAAAAGCTTTACTGCTTCAAGAATCTCTTCTTCTGTCTCACCTTTAATAGAAAGCCCCATAAGAAAAGCTGCAATTTGAGCCTCTGATGCCTTACCTTCAATAATTTCAATAAAGCTTTCTCTTAAGAGCTCAGGCTCTAAGTTTTCTTTTTTGCTTAATCTAAGTATTGCCTCAGCTATCATAGTCTTAAAAAATTCTTTAATAAATCCTTTCCAACTTTTGTAAGAATACTTTCAGGATGAAACTGCACTCCCTCAATTATGTATTCTTTATGCCTTATACCCATAATTATACCATTTGAGGTCCATGCTGTGATAGTAAGACAGTCTGGTAAACTTTCTTTATCAATAATAAGGGAATGATATCTTGTTGCCTCAAATGGATTGGGAAGACCGTTAAAAATCGTTTTACCATCATGATAAATGAAAGAGGTCTTACCATGCATTATTTCTGGAGAAAGAACTATTTTTGCACCAAAGGCTGCACCAATTGCCTGATGACCAAGACATACTCCAAGAATTGGTATTTTACCTGCAAAATGCCTTATTACATCACATGAAACTCCCGCTTCTTTTGGAGTACACGGACCTGGCGAGATTATTATTCTTTCAGGATTAAGCTGTTCAATCTCTTCTATGGTAATCTGATCATTCCTGTAGACAACAATATCTGGATTAAGCTCCCCAATGTATTGATAAAGATTGTATGTAAATGAGTCATAGTTATCAATTAAAAGAATCATTTTCCTCCTTAAACTCTAAAAAACTTACTGCTTTAAGCATGGCAGTTGCCTTATTAACTGTTTCAGTATATTCCTTTTCAGTAACTGAATCTGCCACAATACCAGCACCTGCCTGAACGTATACTTTTTTATCCTTTACAACAAGCATTCTTATGCCTATGCACATATCCATATTTCCACTGAAACCAAAATAGCCCACTGCTCCAGCATAGGGGCCTCTTCTGGTTGGCTCAAGTTCTTCAATAATTTGCATTGCTCTTACCTTGGGCGCTCCTGTTACAGTTCCTGCAGGAAAACAGGACATAAAAACATCAAAAATATCAAGCCCTCTTCTCAGCCTGCCTTCAACATTGCTCACAATATGCATAACATGACTGTATCTTTCAATTGTCATAAGCTCTGTAACCGTAACACTGCCTATTTCTGCAACCCTGCCAACATCATTTCTTCCAAGATCAACAAGCATAATATGTTCAGCCTTTTCTTTTTCATCACTGAGAAGCTCTCTTTCAAGAAAGAGATCTTCCTCTTCAGTTCTTCCTCTCGGACGGGTTCCTGCAATGGGTCTTAAAGTAATTTTTTCATCTTCCACTCTTACAAGAATTTCAGGAGATGAGCCAACAAGATATCCTTCCTCTGTATCAATATAAAACATGTATGGTGAAGGATTTATTATTCTCAAAGCCCTGTAAATATCAAAGGGATGAACTTCTGAAGTAGTTTCAAATCTTTGAGAGATAACAACCTGAACAACATCACCTGAAAGAACATAGTCTCTTGCTTTTTTAACAGCTTCTATAAAATCTTCCTTTTTAAAGTTTGAAGTAAATCCGAGTAATGGTTCTTTAAACTGGCTTTCTGAAACATATAAATAGGATCTGAATCTTTCATCCTGATGGTTTTTAAGCTCTTTTATTATTGTGTCTATTTTATCCTGAGCTTTTTCATAAGCTTCTGCAGCATCTTCAGAATTAAGGAAAGCATTGTAAACGATTTTTATTGACTGTTTGAAATTGTCAAAAATTAAAAGGGTTTCTGGAATCATGAGAAATATATCAGGCATATCAAGATCAGAACGAGCAAGGTCTGGAACTTTTTCAAAAAGTTTTACAGTATCATAAGATATGTAGCCGACCATGCCTCCGAAAAATCTCGGAAGTGATGGTTCTATGTATGCTTTAAATTTTTTGAAAAACTCTTTTAAAAAATCAAAGGGATTTACATTATCAATGCGGGTTTGGATTGAACCTTCCAGAGTTATGCTTCTTTCCTTTGATTTTATTATAAAAGCAGGATTAAATCCAATAAAAGAATACCTTCCCCATTTCTCACCTCCTACAACGCTTTCAAGAAGGAAAGAGGGCTTTTTATCAAGTTTTAAAAAAGCACTCACAGGAGTATCAAGGTCAGCGATTATTTCTCTGTAAAGGGGAATAACATCGTACTGTCTGGCTAAAGACAGAAATTCCTCACGCCTCAGATTCATAAAATAGTTTAAATAATTAGCTTCAAAAAAGGCAAACTAAGCATGAATCTGTAAATATCTTCTTTCTCTGAATTCCTCTTTTTTACCATCATTCCAGTTATCCACAGGTCTAAGATAGCCAACAACACGAGAGTAAACCTCTGTAGTCTTGCCGCATTTTGGACAAATTTGATGTTGTCCTTCAATGTATCCGCACTCGGGACAAATGCTAAATGTAGGAGTAATACTTATGTATGGAAGTTTATATCTTTCAAAGACTGCTTTTATAAAGTTTTTAAGTTTTTCAGGCTCTGGTTGCTCTCCCAGAAACAGATGAATAACTGTTCCTCCTGTGTACCTACTCTGAAGTTCATCCTGATGGTCAAGTATATAGGAAATAGATTCCGTAAAATTCACAGGTAACCATGTTGAGTTAGTGTAGTATGGATGCTCAATACCCTGTGTAATTATATCAGGATATTTTTGTTTGTCTGCTCTGGCAAGTCTGTAACTAGTTCCTTCTGCAGGAGTCGCCTCAAGATTATAGAGATTGCCTGTTTCTTTCTGATATTCCATGAGTTTTTCTCTAATAAAATCCATTACTTTCAAAGCAAAGGCTTTGCCATGTTCTATCCATATCCCTTTTGCATTGAGCCACTTGGCGTTTGCTACTGCCTCATTCATCCCTATTATGCCAATTGTTGAAAAATGATTGCTCCAGTAAGCTCCTGTGCGCTCCTTAACTGCACTAAGATAATGCTTTGAATAAGGATATAACCCTGCCTCAGTAAATTTCTCAAGTGCCTTTCTTTTTATTTCAAGTGATGTTTTAGCTATATCCATAAGCTTACTTAAACGGTTAAAAAAGTCTTCCTCTGACTCACTTAAATAACCTAACCTTGGCATGTTAAGTGTAACAACACCAATAGAACCTGTAAGAGGATTTGAACCAAACAGTCCCCCACCTCTGTGTTTAAGCTCACGGGTAGTAAGTCTCAGTCTACAACACATTGAGCGGGCATCCTCAGGTTTCAGGTCAGAGTTTACATAG
Protein-coding sequences here:
- a CDS encoding Mth938-like domain-containing protein, whose protein sequence is MKITHYSFGKIVINGNEYTQDIIVFHDSVFPSWWRKQGHSLCIEDLGEVLKKDVKILVVGTGAYERMQVPQSLIEELKQRGIETFVYETEKAVAVFNQLLAEGKAVAGAFHLTC
- the trpD gene encoding anthranilate phosphoribosyltransferase, whose translation is MIAEAILRLSKKENLEPELLRESFIEIIEGKASEAQIAAFLMGLSIKGETEEEILEAVKLFREYAIKIKAPENTIDIVGTGGDHSGTFNVSTATSFVVAAAGVPVAKHGNRSASSQCGCIDVLEELGVNVNMPPETAERCLFECAITVLFAPLYHPAMKRVAPIRRELKIRTMFNILGPMLNPAQVKRQLLGVFSRQYMDTIAKVLQKLGSEDVMIVHSEDGLDEITVTGKTYIVRAKNGEVKSTVICPEEAGLKKASLEDIKSFDKKESAKIFLSVLKGEKSACLDMVLINASGALQLSSFASDFKEGVEIARESIYSGRAYRKFEEFKKFSNLN
- a CDS encoding aminodeoxychorismate/anthranilate synthase component II; this translates as MILLIDNYDSFTYNLYQYIGELNPDIVVYRNDQITIEEIEQLNPERIIISPGPCTPKEAGVSCDVIRHFAGKIPILGVCLGHQAIGAAFGAKIVLSPEIMHGKTSFIYHDGKTIFNGLPNPFEATRYHSLIIDKESLPDCLTITAWTSNGIIMGIRHKEYIIEGVQFHPESILTKVGKDLLKNFLRL
- the trpE gene encoding anthranilate synthase component I → MNLRREEFLSLARQYDVIPLYREIIADLDTPVSAFLKLDKKPSFLLESVVGGEKWGRYSFIGFNPAFIIKSKERSITLEGSIQTRIDNVNPFDFLKEFFKKFKAYIEPSLPRFFGGMVGYISYDTVKLFEKVPDLARSDLDMPDIFLMIPETLLIFDNFKQSIKIVYNAFLNSEDAAEAYEKAQDKIDTIIKELKNHQDERFRSYLYVSESQFKEPLLGFTSNFKKEDFIEAVKKARDYVLSGDVVQVVISQRFETTSEVHPFDIYRALRIINPSPYMFYIDTEEGYLVGSSPEILVRVEDEKITLRPIAGTRPRGRTEEEDLFLERELLSDEKEKAEHIMLVDLGRNDVGRVAEIGSVTVTELMTIERYSHVMHIVSNVEGRLRRGLDIFDVFMSCFPAGTVTGAPKVRAMQIIEELEPTRRGPYAGAVGYFGFSGNMDMCIGIRMLVVKDKKVYVQAGAGIVADSVTEKEYTETVNKATAMLKAVSFLEFKEENDSFN